The DNA region ttttttgttaggaagctataaggctagtttcacactagcgtttactgcattacgtcgcaaatccgtttttttgccgaaaaaacggatgcgtcaaaaaaattgaaaaacggtgacaaacgtatgccacgcatccagcatttcgacggatccgtcgcaaatccgctaaacgtttccgtcgaaaatactggatgcgttgcatacgttgtatccgttttaccatccgttgtatccgtttttccgacggatccgtttttaaaaggggaggctcccaaaatttgattggctactggaaaatttgaaaaactatatagtactgtatttacagcccatctttgtgggttttagttttgtggcagcgatggaaggtgttcttgggaggattgctagtttggttaccgacgttatctttgagacaaatcgcctggatatcatagtgcgggagaaggaggcggcagcggaaaggcgtaggatgcttctgcagcaacggagacgaagacgaatgtggattcatccgattaatcaactacggatgacccggggtgtccagtccactctgtacctggagttgcggcacaatccacacaaattccacaactacgtgcggatgaggattgaacattttgattttttgcttgcaaaactggaggatgtcatccgaagacaggatacaaggatgaggcttgccatcacaccggcggagcggctgatggtgaccctgcggtaagcctcttttttttatttcattgctgatattgaatgttatattacatgctgcagaaaatactgcgctggcatattgcgcactattttctgcagcatgtagttttggttttcttggcggacattcaactgctttatttaaatgtcattgctgatattgaatgttaacagactgcagaaaatactgtgctgaaatattgcgttgcattttctgcagtttttttttttttgggtttttttgggtttgatgacatgcaactgcttttttcctgtcattggtcattttgaatgttatattacatgctgcagacaatactgcgctgacatattgcgcactattttctgcagcatgtagtttgtgttttcttggcggacattcaactgctttatttaaatgtcattgctcatattgaatgttagataacagactgcagaaaatactgcgctgaaatattgcgttgcattttctgcagttttttttttttggggttttttgggtttgatgacatgcaactgcttttttcctgtcattggtcattttgaatgttatattacatgctgcagacaatactgcgctgacatattgcgcactattttctgcagcatgtaatttgggttttcttggcggacattccactgtttttttacaccggattcatgctggttttattgggtctcctgtcattttaaaaaaaattaacagtgccatattataaaaaattgcacagacaaacaatttttaacattttttttttttttttttttataaagtttcctagctacgggtgaatctatgacttcgctccattatcagttcaggctgggcatttcaactatctctggaatagtgaaggacacatgtcgggctgtttggaccactttgcaaccagagtatatcccccaaccatccacggaaatctggttgcgaagtgctgaagagtttcagcaaatttgcaatttccctaattgtgtgggtgcagttgacgggaaacacataaggattgcgaaaccggcaggaacaggatcggagtattataattataagaagtatttctccatcgtccttatggctattgcagacgccaactgcaggttccttgccgtggacattggagcgtatggacggtccaatgattcgcaagtgtttaaaaactctccgatgggtcgttgcctttatggagagagctacgatttcccgccagccagaccactgccaggaacaaatgacccagccctggaatatgtctttgtaggtgatgaagcctttcaactgtcgctgcacctactgaaaccgtacagtagccggaacttaaaccataccaagcgggtctttaattaccggcttactagagcacgaagagtagtggagtgttcctttggcatattgacggcgaagtggcgagttctgctgacggctatcaagctgaaaacaacaactatagacgaggtagttaaagcctgtgtggtgctccacaactttgtcctgtcaaaggagcccgtttctttggatgatgaagagttggagaccaccttgtgggactaccgcagcagctcggttcgctctacaagttcagttacaaggatgagggaccagtttgccgattattttgtctcacctgtcgggcggatcccgtggcaagacatgattgtgtaacctgtttcccatgtgtaacctgtttcccatgtgttttggttatgtaaaaaaagtgtttctgcccccccccccaaaaaaaaggcccaaaagcgtggttttcttgctagtaaaaccattatgttataccctttacatgtctggtgtttgtttttattaaacctttttttattatattaccttaataaatccacacacacacaaagagtagaattgtaatccgaattttattttaactcttttttttttttttttttttttgttttgcaaaaaaaatatatatatattttccaacatttttatagaaaaattagaacattttttagaatcttatttacacactttacaaattttcaaagtgttgggtggagatatgagaggaggatgtgccggaaggttggaccacgtcgataggtggggaaaccctacttgtttggggtgcagtggaagtgggggttaaaccaagaggctgaccagaggggggtggtgttggggtaggtggaagagaaaagttcagtaaggaaaacattggggaagtaatttggtctaggggccgggattgttgtggggactgggtcgggtattgtgactgggtagggtagtgggagtggcgtggggtttggtaatggtgctggtgtggggattggagctgggtttggtaatgctgctggtgtgggtattggggctgggtttggtaatggggggtatggtgtggaaatggggcctggtgtggaattggagtggaggtgcggtgaggtgtgtgggtcgattcattaatggcctgcagtgcagcattatggcaggtattcattacccgcatctgttgctcaaaagaaagcttctccatgctcatgagcatggattggaaaaaaaggttggccggatcgggacttacagctgaatgcagcctatccaagcgactgctggtttcctggcttgtttcactgatgcgtgattgcaccatgttgaaaccagcagtcacttgctctcccaaaattttgaaagagccttggaaggatgcattcaggtgtaagaactcaggagcatagctcctttcctgacccctctggcgctgccgccacgaacctaatggtggtgtcgaggtggcaggatcagaggggtggggtaaagggaacgctaactgttcagcatcagatgcgagcaatgaagcctgcaataatgctccactgcttggggcggatgaagtggaggggacagaggggtcagaggagaggacagaggggtcagaggaggggacagaggtgtggggcctaccgacgtggccctcagtggcggactcaggagggatcgcttcagagggcgcagaggaagatgcaggcgcccggtggctggagaaggtgctgtgaaagaaaaaacaaaagaaattaatacattggaatgaaaaagccctgactgaaagcaaactaagtagacaggttaacatggttataattgggctgtagaatacttacactctgcttagcatggttcgcctcaggaaggagagggcctggccatatttatatctgctcctcttccttcctgcagagccactcggggccttcatctcatcattgaattccctcttaaagcgatccctcagtgaccgccaccgcttcctaacctttccaactgtgaagacaagaatcaaaagaaaaaacaaaaaattggtaaatgcaatacattacagtcagctcaaaacatcactggaaagtgaatacttacctagtttgctctgctgctgaggatgaaggctctcccgccttggaaacagggtgcgacacacttcgtcccagagccgacgggtgacaccggtatctgcatgcctgcggtcagccatgttccacagcggctcccgctcacgaacctcctcgatgagacagtctacatcaatgtcatcatcatcatcatcctcctcttctgcgggagcacgctgtgaagcctgtgtcaaaaaaaaaaaaaaaaaaaggaaaacaaacaaattagtacactgaaatactaaagtaccaatagaatccccctccccccccaaaaaaaaactcactgatggccgaccgtggcgacgagtccgccgactctgggactgtctgggagagccttcagcggcagcagcaggagcagcagcagcagcctgaaatgaaggaaacaaattctcagttaaggtaggcaggtgtttagtaatctgttttgtgtatggtgcagtgtgatgtgcgaagcaactgtttcaccactacttacacttggttcctcctccacttgcatctctccacccgtctcgcccccttctgacagctcctcatctgattcagcttcctgttgaaacataatgtatgcatgtagttatccataaaaatttaatttaaagaaatttaaaaaaaaaaaaaaattttgtgttaacttaccgatacacgctgttgctgtggaggagggctgtcagaagaggacatcgttttgtggtcctggtgggcagcggctgtgtcctggtgggcagcggctgtgtcctggtgggcagcggctgtgtcctggtgggcagcggctgtgtcctggtggttctgtaagttaaagacacacttgcaatctgctcgacacattgaagtagcagattggggtcttcaaaacttacttctagctctttagctgtggtcctggtgggcagcggctgtgtcctggtgggcagtggctgtgtcctggtgggcagcggctgtgtcctggtgggcagcggctgtgtcctggtggttctgtaagttaaagacacacttgcaatctgctcgacacattgaagtagcagattggggtcttcaaaacttacttctagctctttagctgtggtcctggtgggcagcggctgtgtcctggtgggcagtggctgtgtcctggtgggcagcggctgtgtcctggtgggcagcggctgtgtcctggtggttctgtaagttaaagacacacttgcaatctgctcgacacattgaagtagcagattggggtcttcaaaacttacttctagctctttagctgtggtcctggtgggcagcggctgtgtcctggtgggcagtggctgtgtcctggtgggcagcggctgtgtcctggtgggcagcggctgtgtcctggtggttctgtaagttaaagacacacttgcaatctgctcgacacattgaagtagcagattggggtcttcaaaacttacttctagctctttagctgtggtcctggtgggcagcggctgtgtcctggtgggcagtggctgtgtcctggtgggcagcggctgtgtcctggtgggcagcggctgtgtcctggtggttctgtaagttaaagacacacttgcaatctgctcgacacattgaagtagcagattggggtcttcaaaacttacttctagctctttagctgtggtcctggtgggcagcggctgtgtcctggtgggcagcggctgcggtcctggtttatctgttatatgtataatggatctatagttagaccaccccctgaactaggtaatgttcaatgataaacaccctactaaaatgatgtcagaaatgttcatacaggtgaacaccaaaacccccccaaaaagttgcacgttataccattcatttccatgtcccaaaaaacaaaattttttaatgttaacaccatgaaaaaatatatttgacacattttatttaaaataaataacctctcccccccccaaaaaaaaaaaaaaatactttacaggttaacctttattaaaaaaaatgagccctcaaccaaccctgtattgcatgtgtaaccattggtacatacaccagttttaaatttacctttatgaaataatactacggacatttttttaataaacattttattataattttttttttgcacttttttttttaaaaatcacaaggagctgacatgctctttattttaaatacaagtacttcaactgcaaatggttataactgtaataaaaaaaaattcaacacttttattaaatagaaaaaccccacactcacacattcaaaccacaagctgcacaccgctagacttttttaaaaaacacatcagatttaaaaaaaaaaaaaaaaaatttaaaccacatgctgcacagaccactatacagtcaatacatcagaaaaaggcaaataaccaattatacagcatggacaaatgcacatgccatcaacaagacgtacccaaaaaacatgcatggtatgtgtccacattcaggatcgcatcagaatttgggcaggatttcccatcagtatttgtaagccaaaaccaggagtgtaaaaattaggtaaagtataatacgaaaacaggcacacttttgcttttatcacccactcctggttttggcgtacaaatactgatggaaaatcctgaccacatcctgatgcaatcctgcacatggacacaccctcccacatgaacaggcataaaattggcaaaggcataatatggtgcaggcacatggtacaaaagcacacagccgtccaaaaatgcacacatacacatgcacgcacatagctttatgcaaatacacatatgtacaacaaaggcagaaaggtgaaaccaatcagaagacgcatacacacacacacatacaaaaggctgacaatcctttggctgaagcagcaggtcttcacagtggctggcatcatggtggatctggactctagcatggcactggctggtgcaggacgatggcaggcctcaggttctcttcaggttttaagctcttgctgtagtcagtagtacctcatacacacagaaatgcacaggcacacagatgcacactaaaattgcaatactcacactggctatggtggctggagtcttgtagcaggatgtctggagtcttgtggcaggatggctggagtcttgtggcaggatggctggagtcttgtggcaggctggctgcagtcttgtgacaggctggctggggtcttgtgcttggctggggtcttgtggcaggctggctcttgctggcaggcttctttgcttctctgtgtcttgctggcatatgtggggttcaaggcccaggccaggtttatatagatttgggggtgtctgaccaattggcaacaaaatacttcttctgagcatgctcagtgtaaaaaaaacgtattgcagcgctgcattgcgtcgtacgacgtgtcccgacgcatccgtcgctcataggcttccattgcagccaacgacgtatgccgcaggatgcgtcgcgacacgttttttaggcggagacaaaaaacgttacaatctacgtttttttgagacgacgtgtcgccaaatttcgacgcatccgtcgtaaaacgtacacgacgtatgccaatccgtcgccatacgtcgccaatacaagtctatgggaaaaaaacgcatccagcaaaaagttttgctggatgcgttttttctgaaaaaagacgttttgaaacgtaatgcagttaacgctagtgtgaaagtagcctaagggttaaaatttgactagtgatttctcgtttttccatcaaaatgtacaaaatcacttttattttatagggaccacctaacatttgaagtcactttgaggagtctacatgatagaaaatacccatgggtcacaccattctataaactgcacctctcaaggtgctcaaaaccacattcaagtagtttattaactcttcaggtgcctcaaatgaatttttggaatgtgggaaaaaaatgaacatttaactttttcacaaaaaatttactttagaccccaaaatttgttgtgctgttaggtgggattctcccactgcacggggtagatcccaagccttgtctgcctctgcggtTTCCCATTTTGATCCAGCCGCAGTAGGGGCTGCTCAGCAAAGtcgtcggtctcagcatcttgctcagactcggGCTGTTTGCTTTGTTATGGCTGGCCTTCCAGCCAATGCTATAGTGATCAGCAATAAGCAGTGGTAAACAGACGTTtcagaggctaagtccagaaatcactctactgagcatgctcgtgaggtggcgacttctcattggtggtcggtcgtcagcagCTTGGGTGATGTAGCAGTTCCGGTTTGGTCCtcaagcaaggtcctgtctgactggacttaagcAGAACATATAAAAGGTTCTCTGGAGATCACGCCGGCGCACTAAGATCATTTATATCTTATGAGTGTGTGGACTTGTCTGCGTGTGTTGAaggcaggcgtatagcctttagaatttcggcacctccggagaggagtttgggtgaattcagggcaggcatatagcctttagagttccagcacctccggagaggagttcattgtgcgtgcacatgctgtgtttgtatccactacctgttcccttgcccctgtGAGGGTTGCGTTCCCCTGTGAGATTAACAGGGATCGTGTTTAGCGCCATTCCTGCTTtgctactgtgtgcgagtgacacagctctactgcagagcatcttttccattactgtgtgtgagtgacacagctctatttcagagcatctattctgttgctgtgtgcgagtgacatagcTTTGTGTGCTAAACACTGAGTGACGTgtaactcagtgcgagctagctATCACCTGCTGTGTGTTATGCCATTGTTCAAattagcagttttccatctctgcgcggtggaccccgggttgcgatcgcactttatcataatttatatttagggggaaaaccactgtgtgttgtatatgtatgtatatatatatatatatatatatatatatatatatatatatatatatatatatatatatatgtgcagtatgtatagatttattgtgtcactggcaataatggaacatctgtcctgaagactgcaggttcgcacccaggtgttaatatgtattttcctgggacaagtagaattctgtctccaTTCTCACCaaggggtcctgctggaagccaagaagaaaggtaacatttgacacctcctagctcttagaAGAGAGATATGTTagttacggcctgatagtatctctgtgggagcttttacacaaaggatctcaagagaaaataatatattcattggggggcgcggccgtggtccaatcaaaaaccaagcaattatgatattagcctgaggggctggtctagaaacctgacctccagaccaaagctataaattagacctgtatacagagaaacgtgtTCACATAAGGGGGGCGgccaagctggtgtgatccaatctacattcatcctaccctcagggagcagaaagcaaactacaagttagatgatttctgtaagttttctcctgttattttaatACTGTTGtgcatagttgtatgtctttttattatcatatttttataccttttcttactgtaaacactgaacctttttgtattaaagtataaagctttaacaagttgaaccttgaatgttctaaaagaatccatagcctgaggagtgtgagccttatgagtggtagacattattagtactaatatttccgggactcatcgcccgtgtattcggtgagtggtggcagcatgtatgagcgggtgtgtggcctgggtcagtgtgtgatttatgctcccattatagcataggacagaggtttaaTGCTGGACTGAGAAAGGAGATAGatttacccttgcaggcacaacccaagtcacgtgctgagagcgggcacgtgacgaattagttaCACCACATAGAAGGgatctactgcagagcatcttttccattactgtgtgtgagtgacacagctctatttcagagcatctattctgttgctgtgtgcgagtgacatagcCTCGTGTGCTATACATTGAGTGACGTgtaactcagtgcgagctagctATCACTCGCTGTGTGTGTTACGCCATTGTTCAtattagctgcagttttccatctctgcacggtggaccccgggttgcgatcccactttatcataatttatatttaggggggaaaccactgtttgggtgcacgacagagctcggaagggaaagagcgccatttgatgttttgaatgcaaaatttcctggaatcattagcggacgccatgtaggcccctgatgtgcctaagcagtgtaaccccccccacaagtgaccccattttggaaactagaccccctcagggaatgtatttaaatgtgtggaccttgaatccccaggtgattcacaaaagtttataacgttgagtcatgaaaataaaaaaatcacattttccccacaaaaatgttatttcagccccaaattttgtattttcataagtgtaacaggagaaattgcaccgtaCAATTTGTTTTACCATTtcatgagtacaccaatacctcatatgtgggacaaaacgactgtttgggcatatggcagggattggaagggaaggagcgtcatttgactttttgaatgttaaatttgctggaatcattagcggacgccttgtcccgtttggagagcctctgatatttCTAAACAATGGAAATTTCTCcttaatatgctgataccccatatatggagaaaaaacactgtttgggtgcacagcacgtTTGCTTCaaaaattagcggacgccatgtggcgtttggagagcccctgatgtgcctaaatagtggaaactcaaccacaagtgaccccatttcggaaactacacccatcaaggaatgtatttaaatgtctggtgagcaccttgaacccccaggtgtttctcaGACGTTTAtaccgttgagccgtgaaaataaaaaaaatcacattttcttcacaaaaaagttatttttgccccaaattttgcattttcataaaggcaacaggagaaattgcaccatacattttgttgggcaatttctcctgagttcgtcgataccccatatgtggaggaatactacttttgaggcacagtgcaaaactgagAAGGAAGTCATATTGGAGTTCAgcttttgctggaatgatttgagggtgccatgtcacattggcagagcccctgaggtgccagaacaacagaagccccctatatgtgaactcatgttacaaactacactccacaatgaattcacctaggggtgcagtgatcatattgacacatgtgcctcacagaattttataccattgagtggtgaagaaagaatacatTGAAATCTGATCAAATAAT from Ranitomeya variabilis isolate aRanVar5 chromosome 3, aRanVar5.hap1, whole genome shotgun sequence includes:
- the LOC143817210 gene encoding uncharacterized protein LOC143817210; protein product: MCRADCKCVFNLQNHQDTAAAHQDTAAAHQDTAAAHQDTAAAHQDHKTMSSSDSPPPQQQRVSEAESDEELSEGGETGGEMQVEEEPSAAAAAPAAAAEGSPRQSQSRRTRRHGRPSASQRAPAEEEDDDDDDIDVDCLIEEVREREPLWNMADRRHADTGVTRRLWDEVCRTLFPRRESLHPQQQSKLVGKVRKRWRSLRDRFKREFNDEMKAPSGSAGRKRSRYKYGQALSFLRRTMLSRVTFSSHRAPASSSAPSEAIPPESATEGHVGRPHTSVPSSDPSVLSSDPSVPSTSSAPSSGALLQASLLASDAEQLAFPLPHPSDPATSTPPLGSWRQRQRGQERSYAPEFLHLNASFQGSFKILGEQVTAGFNMVQSRISETSQETSSRLDRLHSAVSPDPANLFFQSMLMSMEKLSFEQQMRVMNTCHNAALQAINESTHTPHRTSTPIPHQAPFPHHTPHYQTQPQYPHQQHYQTQLQSPHQHHYQTPRHSHYPTQSQYPTQSPQQSRPLDQITSPMFSLLNFSLPPTPTPPPSGQPLGLTPTSTAPQTSRVSPPIDVVQPSGTSSSHISTQHFENL